TTTGTGATCCAGGCCTACAAGACCCTTCGTGACCGTGGGCCATACCCGGCACATTCGGTCCTTAAGGACCTTGAAGgcagttttggttttgtggtgttTGACTTCAAGGCTAAAACCGTCTTTATTTCACTTGTAAGTTTCTTTGAaaagaagataaaaaaaatatatgcaaGTGTGGATGGTCTTTTTCACCTTGTATGTGAATTTTGAACAGGGTAATGATGGAAGAGTGATGCTCTTCTGGGGGTTAGCTTCTGATGGCTCTGTTGTAGTTTCTGATAATTTGGAGGTTATAAAGTCTAGCTGCTCCAAGTCTTTTGCTCCCTTCCCAACAGGTATGTATCATAGGGATAATTCTGTCTTTTCCTTAGGTGCATTCATGGGTTGTATATTGATTAAATCCACAATTAAAATCTTATTACAAAGTGTATATGGTCAtcagtttttcttattttttcaaaagtaaagtttttaGAATCCGAAAACATACTTTTACAATAATTTGTATGGTAgaagtatttgaaaatttatcAACACAACCATTTATTTGTAAGTAAGAACGCAACATAGATGTTTTTTACTTTTTAGTGTTCTTTCGAGGGAGGAAAGAAAGGAGAAAATGGTGATTTCTAACTACCGATTAAAATGAATGGAATGTAGGTTGTTTGTATCATACTGGAGGAGAGTTGAAGAGCTTTGAGCATCCAAAGAACAAAATGAAAGCAATCTCAAGGGTTGATAGTGAGGGTGCAATGTGTGGAGCCACCTTCAAAGTTGATATCTATGCAAAGACCAAAAGCATGCCAAGGGTTGGAAGTCATGCAAATTGGGCTTGGAGCCAAGAGGCTTGAATCTGTTTTGACTTTTCTAAAGTCAACGAGTAAAAGTCAAAATCATGCTCATTGAATTCAAGTACATTTGAGATGccatatttttataatatttctaATATTACCAAGATTTTGTCAAGTCTATGTGTTTTTGTTTTCTTGTAATTTTTATTTCCTTTGATGGGTACCTTCCGTTTGAGTTACTTCTTGGAATCTAATTTTGCCTTTGGAGGATCCTTGTACTATTCATTGACTTCAAATTTATGTGATGCACTCAAACACGATAAACTCAACCGTCTAAATATCAAATGCCATGGTTACCCCAATAGGTTTTTAAGTTTCATACTTTCATTATTGAATGAAGAATGTGTTCTAAAAGGGATCATTTACCAGCCATTATTTTAATTTCTTTAGCACTAAAACCACtacaaattgaaaaaaaaaaatgtaaaatcaaGTACTATGATTTGTTATAACTCATTAATAGATCATTTATGTTTACATGaacttcttcaaaaaaaaaaaaaaaaaaaaaaaaaggtgaggTGAGGTGGATATTATGTTGAGAAAAAAGTTTTGTACTTATTAGACCGATTCAATATATTggttaaaaaatataattttaagggGTTCTATATGAAGATTATCTTACCTTGGGTTTCATGGAGAAGTCAGGACCCAACGGTTGAGAAACATAAAGACTCACACTGGTGATGCGAGGAGGTCCAAGCTAAGCTCAAAATCAAACAAAGATATTGGATACAAAAGATAAGGAGAAAAGAATAAATAAGGTATATCAAAGAAAGTAGAGAAATAAGGTTATAGTGTATTTTACCTCCATTTTCATATATTATTTAACGAGGAAAGTCTGATGGTGACATATACATATAGAAAGATGGGAAGGATTTGAAGGTTGTTAGAAAGTTAGAATGATAGGCTTCACTTTTAACATGGTCACATGACATGTGATTGCTTGCTTTTGGTTTTGGATGACGTGTACGTATGTCTAGTACTAAAGTTTTAAGAGCTGCTATTTTCCAGATGTTGTGACAGACAGCTTAATTGTGTTTTTCTTATCCCGGGCGTAACTTTTTCAATACGGATGCGTCGTCATGTGACCATTTATATTAAAACTTGTTGCTACGAGTTGAAGGAATGAAATCCATTCATGTTAAATGTTAATATCATATGATTTTGATTTATTCTCATTTATTCCATACATGTTATTAACTGACTTTTTAAAAATACAAATAACCAGATACAAACGTAAATTAAAACCATTACCTAAATACTAGTAAATAGCACAAATCAAAAAAGCGTGTTGGTATTAATATTATATGACTTAACCTCAAAATGATATTCATTTTTACAAGTATTTCAAAATTAAGTTCACATTTTACAGCTATTTTTAGTTTCATATGCTATCTATGGCTTCATACCACGTGGGAAAAAAAACAATGAATCCTGATTACGCCACCTTATCGAATTGAATAGATATATTCTATCTGCAACGGTTGAATAAGAGGGAGATCAGCAGCAGTCAGCAGATATATTGTTTGGTTCTCCGTAGGGTTAAATGTAAAGAAAACTTGCaatgatttgtttattacataCAGCATTTCTAGTTTCTAcctataatcataacataaattaATATTTAATGTCAAAttatttatgggttaaagcaagaaGCTAACCTAGAAGAGCATAGATATAATAAGGTGGTGATATGACTATACAACACGAACCCATGTCCCTCCACACATAGGACAGCCATGAACCCATCGGCTAATCCACCATGTCTCCCTCTCACTTTGAGTAGATGTATTGGTGTTGCCAGCTTGCGAGTTAAAAGCTGAAGTTTGCCTCAAACATCGTATACACTGCATAAAATAATGTAATTAAAAACATTAAATTTGTAAAAATAAAGATGATATAGCATACCTTGTACCAAACGCCTTCGAGACCGGTTTTCCAAACAGCAGTTACTACATCTCTTCGAGAGCCCATGATTCCAAGATAGGCACCCAAACCAACGGAAGTGTTTAACCCAAAAGCTGCATCTCTTTCAGACATTCTTCGTTTCCTTGGCCATATACGTTGGGCTTCATGAACATGAACATGAGTGGCAGTGGTTTCATTTGATGAATCCGAGGAGGAAGTGGAAGTGGTGATGCTCATTCGTGAAGAGGAATCATCGACAACACCAAAATCATCAGGATCGGACCATGTCCCACCGTATGTGTTTCGTCTGTGCCACTCTTCAGCTGGAGGATGGAGTTCTAATTCTCTCAGCAATAACCCAGCAGCATCTGCACCTCTAGGCCGAGGCATATTCTGTCAAGTgggaaaaagattttaaaaaaaaataataataagagttAAAGGAATGGAATGAGATGTAtgtaaatataatagaaaacctaCCTGCATATGTGGGCCGAGTGATGCTTCGACGACCTCTGGCAAGACGGTGTAGTTTCCGTCTATGTAATGGAGGCGGACCTGGATGTTGGCGCTGCCTACCTGGGAAACAGGCAGTGGGTGTGCCAGACCTGATGTTCGTTTACACAGATCCATTAGTATCAAGAACAGCACCTTTACCTGCATGCACCACATCAGATATCAAAACTATAGGTCTAGTGTCCTGCCCAAAGCGGACAAAAATGAAACTACATTGCTACTTGTTGATTTTCGAAAAGGACAAAAAGAAGAGAGATCAAGTAATGGTCTTACCTCATCAAATGTGTAACCTTGACCAGCATTGCCCGAACCATATCTTGACCTATTCGCAGGACCTTCTTCAGGGCCTTTTGCTCCAGACCCAACCTGCTGCCCAGCCCGGGCAATGGCAACGGGCAACTCTTCTGTCCTGCCCAAAGCGGATGTAGCTTTTGTAGGAACAGAACTGACTTCTTCAACCTTTCCAGGCTGAGGTTTATGAACGGCTGCTGATGAATCTGTGTTTCTTTGTGCAGCTGCAGCACCTATAAATCTTGGTAGCTGTATTCGCCGGAAGAAAAAGCAAAATAGCAAAAGTTGGCAGAGTCTATGAAGGAAATGGCAGTCCCCGATAAGCCTGACAGCTGGCGTCCCAGGGAAAGTTCCGGTGTTTATACTTATAGGCATAAAGGAAGGTGGACCGGTTATGGGATTGGGAGTggtgttgctgttgctgttgctgttagGAGCACCATCAGATGTGTTGCTGATCTTAGCAATGGCTCCTTGTACCCATGCTTGGATTGGAGTGCTTGCTGTAGAACTTGCACTGCCATTTTGAGCACCTGGAAAATAAAACAACATAAATGAGAACATAAATAATTccatgaaagtacattgctatttcttagcCCAAAAATCTGCCTACTTATACCAGTGAAAATAGCTTTGTATATGAAGAGACATAGATAGGGTGCGCCATGCAAGAAGAAAGAAATCAATTGAAGTAGGTTGCCAATTTTTGCAGGTAACCCGTAACTTCAAACCAACAATAAAAGACAAGTGTAGTaaaaagtaaaaagtaaaaaCTAACCCTGTGTAGCTCCAGGAGCAGGAGTGCCAGTACTTTGGGTGGTGGGACTGATGACCATGCTACGGTTGCCACTTGTCCCTGCAGTTACAGCATGACTTGCCAGTGTACGACAGAAGCTCGCATAACGCCTCAATCGTGTGATGAAATGTGATGCCAGATCAAGAACAGCATCAACATATGCCTACATATTATATTTCATCCTTAAGATTAGCAAACAAGTaacaatatcatcaataaaatcaTCAGTTCAGTTCAGTAATAACAACCAACCTGGATGGTTAATACAAGTGCAGGGTCAACAGCCATTGCTTCATGGTCAATGTTGTTTAATGTCTCACCCGATGCCTGCCATGGCTTATCAACTAGAGCTGAAGGATTAATCAGAGCCGATTCTATTCCTTTCCCTAACATATCAAGTAATAATCTTGCTTGCATATCCAGCACCATTGCTCTCACCTCTTGAGCATTTGTGCCTTCTAATAGCCTGCATTTTATCCTGTCTAATCCCtgcgattttattttaaaaaaaattaaatccaacagaaaaaaaaaataaccaaaaaaatgaGAGAGATAGCTTAAAGAAACATACAGGGCCATATTGTTGCCGGTGCTGAGTGGAAGGAAGAGAATGAAAATCCGCATCCAGAACCGCAATCACATTGTTCAGTGAAACTAGGTAACAACATAACAGCCACAATGTCAACACATGTTCTTGAAATGACAAAACTGCCCTTCACTAGCTAATTTAGGCAGGCAAGTTTTTTTGGATCAATATAAACGTTGCTATCATATTATTACCAATTCCATCCTCAGCAGCACTTTGTGTACAGCCAACAGCATCCCACCAATCAACTCCAACCATAAGACTCCACCAAAATCTGCAAGGCCAAGTATTTAGGAAAAAGAAGATGCCATGTCACAATTTCTGTCACAAGTTCTGTAGAAATGAAATTAGAATACCTTTCTGCAATTGCGCGTTCCCATGTTGAGGAGTTTGCTTTCACTTGGCTGCTTGGAACAGCAGGGGGAAGAACACGAATTATCTTCAACATAGTACAATCCTTAATTGTATCATGCCACACAGTAGCAGAACAGCAACTCGTAGAAGAAAATGCAGGAGAAGCAATTGCAGAAAAAACATTGATCTGATAGTTATCAACAGGTGTAAAACTCGAACCAGAAAAAATATGGACCCCACCTCTTAGAAACGCAACAGCAACCTCACCACCATGAGCAGAATAGACTATGCGAGCAAGGGTTCTAACATCACTTGGCAAATCAAAAGGATCAAAAACAACCCTTTTTGCCTTCTCAATGTCAGATTCTGACATGCCTATACCCTCGGAAGTCGATCCTGGTGTAGCTGTTGGATTGTTTTTAAAGTAATCAGTAGCTGGAATGCTTTTATTCACTTTTGTGACCCACACTGTCTGCATAGGAGGTTGTCCACCAAAAGTGGATGTAGGATTCCCGAATATCGGATGCAGGACAACAGGCTCTAATGAGGATTCCCATCTTTGAACTCTCCATCCAGTAATTGAAGGACCTTCATCTGGGTCATAAGGAGACATGTATTGGCCTACATAAACAATGTCAACAGTTAACAAGTAAATGTAAATGGAGAAGGAGAAGGTTGGAAGATTGAAAGGTTAAGTACCTTCAACAATTACAATAGCAATGACAGAGCCACCACAGGTAGGGTCAAAAGCAACTGCAGTGACTCCAGAACCCCATGTAGTTGTTGCTGCTAATTGAGCTGAAGCTTCAGGACTCACATATGCAGAAAAATTTGAAACAGGAGAACAATGAAGGGCAACCATGTCACTATAATCTTGTTCTGTAAGTTTCTTCCCTTGTTTACTTTCTGAATCAAAGTATTCCTGCCAGCTAAACAAATAAGAAGCTAACGAAGCAAAACCATCCCAAGAAGGTGGATTAAGTGAAGGAGGGATCCCATTGGTGGTGCTAGTCTTTGGAGTAGCTTGAAATCCATTCCCAAATCCAGGAGTCACCTCCCAAACAACAACAGTAGAAGGGTTCACAATTGGGACTCCTGCCACATGTAAAGCTCCTGAGTCTGTCACAATTGCATCAGCTGCCATAATCCCACTAGGCCCAGCTCCCAAGAGGCCTTTGCTTGTGCAAAACCATTTAGATGTGCCACTTTGATTCAGTGGCCATTCAGACCAGTGGAGCTGAATAGATCCAGATGAGAAAACAGAACATACACACAGAAAATTTGGCCATCCAGCTGGAGCTTGAGGTTGTTGTGAGAGAAATTTTTCTTCAAATGGTGACTTTGTAGAGCTACCAGATCTTGAGGAAAGCCACCTATACTAGTTTTCACAAAAAGAAAGAAATGTCAAGGATGATTCATAGTTTGAATATAGATAACCAGAGGGTATAAGTATCATACAGGAGACACCCCAGATAGCCACTTTGTTATGACTGCAATATCCTGTCTCCACTCATGTTCACGTTGCCAACAACTAGCATCTTTAACCAAACTAGTTGATCCCTGTATTATCATTAAACATGTCAATGTCAGTATCAGTATCAGTATCAGTGTCAGTGTCAATGCCAGTGTTAGTGTGTCAACCTAAAAAAACCTGGCAAGATAACTTAGCCCAAACAGAAAGAATGGTTAATCTTTTCTACAAATACTTTTTCCAGTAAAGAACAACAAACATTAAAACTAATAGCCTTATTTGCATACAACAATACCCAACTTACAAACAGTGAAAGCAGATACTAGAAGTAAAGCAGGCAAAGCTTACATGGGAAGGCTGAGTCCAGATAGTTATCCTCCCATGAAAGTTAGCAATTAGCAAGGCACGAGGGCAAGATGAAGGTGACCATTCAATAAATTGAACTGAATCACGTGGAGAATCTGGCATAGTTATTCAATCAAAAAAATTCATGGCTTAGAATAAAGATATACCACAAGGAACAGCAAAAAGAACTTATATGCATGTTATTGCCAAGGAAAATCAGTGCAGTTGTTTTTGATGTGTGTGATAGATTGGCTATCCAATGCTATTGAAAAAGCCATAAATAGAACCAACATGAAAATGAAATGACCTAAAAGAATTTCACACACAGTACCTGCTATGACATTGAATACAGTTGACTCGGTAGGTCGTTCAGGGATCACGATATGTATTGGAATCCAAAATGGTGGATTTGCATTAGAACTACAAGAAGGAGAATAAATCTTAAAATGAAATGTATTAAGTATTAACCACAAAgaaatttttttcaaattgtGGAAGGTTAACATGAAATTGTGTGCATACATCTTAATATGCCTCCTGAAACTGAACTAGATgataaagcttgaaactttaCCAATACACAAAGTATGTCTGCCAATGTCACATGGTTGGAATACAGATAATATTTCATTACCTTGGTATGCGTGCACAGGTCTCTGATGCACATGCTATGGCATTCAGCTTTCCGCACCAAGCAACAGCACTGTTAAAGTACTAAACCGAATTAGATATTACTAATAGTCAAGTGAAGTAAAGGAAATCCAGACACAGTAGTCATTTATGCCACAAAAGCTAAGATGTAGATGTTTCCATACAAAGATAAATGGTTCTATCAAATCTGAGATGAGCCACACATCTAGAATGGATGATCGGGTTGGTAGATGAAGGTATATATGATCCAGCTCAAGCATCCTCCCATTTGATATGGATGCCAAGTGATCAAACACTTGGAAACAACGATAACCAGTAAGAAATTGTTTGCACAAATGAAGGGTCAAGAACTACAGTGGATACATTTGATTACATCAAGATTAGGGGGTCTTTAGGATTGCTAATAATTATAAGGTGATTTACTGCTTATTAGCTTATTGCGGTTTGCTACATCCAATAAGCTAGTAACAGCTTCTGTTTATTGACTTAAAAGAAGCACTTTTGGAGAAGTTGTTTCATCAATTTATCATCTCTTTGTGGTTAGGTGCCGCTAATTTGAGTGTCTTATTGTGTATTGGCATCacaaaagctaatccaaacagTTTTTTCTTAAACTGTGTTTGGTACCTCATAAGCTAATAAAcactttttatatttaaataataaaaaataaaaaaaaaaacataagttgTTTTGAATAAGCGATCCCAAAACACCCCTAGATAGAGAATATCAAGATAGGCCTGCCTACCAACCAAATCAGTTGGAAGATACAACTCACTTTACTAAACCTTCTATTCTAAAAAGGTAATAAAACAAATCCACCTAAATGGCCGCACAAATTGTACTTCCTGTCATCCAATCAAAAGAAATAGCACCTAATGTGTTTGTTTAAAGTCGACCAGTTAATTTTCAAATCCAAATAAGCATTTTCATCTTCATCACAGTGGTGATTTCACTTAGTTTCAGATATAAATGCTTGACAACAGGAAATGTTGCAGAACAGAAATGTGGCGTCTAAACTATATGTCTTTCGTAATGTTAATGTTTATTGCTAATTCATCCGCATACAAAGTGGGTTAAGAATGGGGATATGTTACGAATGCTGGTTTTTTAGGCTACAGAATCAAACTACCAAGAAAATAACGCAGATTACGCACCAATTAAGAAAAATTAAACTTCAGATGTAGAAATCTGAGTTCAATAAAAACCAAGGGGAAATACCTAAAATTGCGACAAAGTTCAGGGACACTCATTTTATACTGCAAATTAGACCTTGGCTGCTTAAGCCTGATACAAAAGACGGTTGCGGGATTCACAGAATCCTCATCCATAGGATCCCCGGCAGTTCCACCTCCTTTATCCATATCACTATCGTCTCCACCACCGGCACCGGAATCAGCAACAACAACGTCTTCCGGAGGCTCGTGAACAGCAGAAGTATCAGCTGTAGCAGTGGCGGCAATACTTGTACCACCAGATGAGGATTCTTCTTCGGAGTCTTTATTATTGTAAGCAACAGGGCCAGACGAGGCACTCATCTGAAAGAACCAATTAAAgggccaaaaaccctaatttatatatcgatgtagagatagagagagaaagaggagagAGGAAAAGATGAAGTGGTGAGAAAGTCGCAATTGAGGGCGACAGGAATGACTGGAGATAGAGAATTGCTTTGTTTTCTGTCGAGAGATCGAGAGGGAGAGAGTGAAAGTGGGGTTAGGGTTCGTATAAAAGAAATGGGTGACAAATAGAAAAGGGGGCAGATTTTTTGGGTGGGTCTGTCCAAAACAAATGTTTTCGGTTAAAACAAATCTCCTACTTTGTTGTTTTCATATATATTATTACATCACTCACTGTTTAttactattttatttttaaagatatAAACAAATGAATACTTTATTTAAGTATAAGGTAAATGTAACTATATGATATGGTAAAAATACAACGTTCTAAACAATTTGTTGTAGTTTCATTGTAAATACGTCTTAAGTcatgtataaaaaataaataataggagaacatatatatatatatatatatatatatatatatatatatatatatatatatatatatatataattattaattatatataaaattgtcgCCTTACGTTATACCATACAAACGATGTGGATCGTCACTACTCGTAAAAACTTGAAGTTTGACATTATCTTCAAAGTCACGCCTAACGTTATTTAGAAACTTGAAAAATAccattaaactaaaaactaacgTAAAAATGTAATAAATTTTatctttcatttttaaaatatcattgtgACTGAAAATAGTTTGTTTTCGGTCAAATTGAAAATTGATATTAAAACAAAGTTAAAGTTTGTTATCTTTTCAGAACATTTTTAGTTCAATGATATTTATAAACGAGAATCTCCTATTCGTCGAAGAGTCGGTGGAGATAATGGACAAggaagtgaagcgtacaaaacaaagtcgtattccgattgtgaaggttcgatggaatgtTAAGCgcggaccggaattcacatgggaacgcaaagACCAAATGATgtaaaagtaccctcaccttttcTCTAGCTCTTATGATcgactttcaaaagaatttcgggacgaaattccctctaacggggggatgatgtcacaactagcatttttggttAGGAAATTATATCTATGCATGATTAACTCTTGATGTGTCTTGTAACTTTAAGATTGATGTTATACATGTTATTCATTTTAAAAACTACTATTCAAATAAAAACTCACTCGTGAAGCCCTAAACCTAGTTCAATGCACTATGATCACTCAACTTTGGATTGTAACCCTAATTTTCTCGGTTCAGCCTCTTATTGGACCAGGAtccttttattgggcctaatgggccaataaacccACAACTTGATTATTTTGGGTTAAGAATTCACATGTGGGGCCCTAGTTGGACCCATATTCATTAAACTATAGGATTTTGAGGCCATAAGACTCTTCATGGgtcttattgggcctaaaattTCCTTCTTTGATAATAATAGGCCGAAAACCCATTTCCTTTTATCATATTGGGTCGTGAACGCAAGTGTGGGCCCAATGAGTCGaaaacttccttattggaccttaTATTTTCGGATATATAAGGAGGTAATCCAAGCTAATACCTCCCATATTTCTAAGACCAAATCCTTCATGTATTAACCGGTCTAATCTTTATCTCTCTTCCTTCTTAAAAACTCGGCCAAGGGAACATCACCATCACTCTCATTTTCCACTTCAGTTACACTAGAAATCCTCTTAAGAACCCAAAGAATTTCCTTCCACTTGCTCTAAAAATCGTGTGGTGTTTGAGAAAATCCAAGACTTCTACTTCAAGAATCATTAAGTTTGGTAAGTTATCATCATTCTCGATTGGTTTGATTTCATTTGTTAAGATTCACACTCTTAAACACTCTATTTCGTGATTCTTGCCTCTTAGAACACCCTAAGTTCGAAAACTCCTCTCAAGAAGCAAGCTAGGCCGAAAACTCCTTCAACCTTCTTCAAAAAACAAACCCATcaaccaaggtgagttcataccccttattttcggcttttactatgttttgggggaggatacaagttgctttgtgttagatctatgtgtttttgcatgtttatgtgtgttttccatgttATATGTGGTGATGTTTATAAATCATAACACTTTATGTGACTTATTATGAAGATGAAAGGATTAAACATGCTATGGATGTTTGAAACTAAGTAAAATCACTTAAGGGACCATTTTTTACAAACAAACAAAAGGTGAAGCCTTTAGGGATTTCACGATTTTATAAGGaccaaaagagtcatttttatataaaaatgggtCTTAAAgatatttatggttttaaaagggccaaaagtgttaattttcacaaaatgggCTTAAAGTTGGGCCTTTACGGTTTCATGGGCTTAATTTGTAAACTTTTGACTTTTGTGGACTAAATCGTCATTTTAAACAAATTTGAGCCAAAGATGTAAATTTTCGGTTAAATGGACTGAAGATGTCAATTTTGTTAAACTTGGGTCGAAAAAGTAAATTTCTATACATTTGGGATGAAAATGTCAATTTTTCCTAAAAATTGGACCGAAATGTTATTTCTAACAAGAGTGggctaaaaatgttattttacttGAAATAAAAACTTTTGGTCTTAAGGgacctaaagtgtcatttttaccaaaaatatgCCTCAATCGTAAATTTTCGGTTTTAtggaccaaaaatgtcatttttataaaaagtgggtattttatgtcattttggtaaacAATTTAGCTAAAACAAACAATGTAATACAAACGGACTATATACGTCATTTCCActcttattgggcctggaatataccttacatgtttattgggccttagtggtccatttacatgcttattgggcctgaaatataccttacatgtttattgggccttggtgatctatttacatgtttattgggtctgGAATAtactttacatgtttattgggccttagtggttcatttacatgcttattgggcatgGAATATAccctacatgtttattgggccttagtggtccatttacatgcttattgggcctggaatataccttgcatgtttattgggccttagtggtccatttacatgcttattgggccttagtggtccatttacatgcttattgggcctggaatatacattacatatttattgggccttattggtccatttacatgtttattgggccttgtatACACATTTCATGTTTAATGGGCTCCTTACATTCATGTACATACTCGTTGGGCCTTGTAATCTTAAAACATACACGAAAACATTATTTACTGCGTTAAATAGTGTGATACCATATTCGCGTAAATATAGTTAAGGTTCTTGTGAGACACGTATTCATCcatacctacctagtgtacaactttaagtcctgtagttataactagagtttcctagagggagagcgagagtttgtgtatagatctatacagggttgacagtctcacacctgagtt
The genomic region above belongs to Lactuca sativa cultivar Salinas chromosome 4, Lsat_Salinas_v11, whole genome shotgun sequence and contains:
- the LOC111917414 gene encoding stem-specific protein TSJT1, producing MLGVFKNGLVSPPKELKSPASSPTKADQPPLKAFQSSHPNSASTISFGEDASLAFAHSSHSLMATQRLFCSVDDIYCVFLGSLNNLNALNKQYGLNKTANEAMFVIQAYKTLRDRGPYPAHSVLKDLEGSFGFVVFDFKAKTVFISLGNDGRVMLFWGLASDGSVVVSDNLEVIKSSCSKSFAPFPTGCLYHTGGELKSFEHPKNKMKAISRVDSEGAMCGATFKVDIYAKTKSMPRVGSHANWAWSQEA
- the LOC111917217 gene encoding mediator of RNA polymerase II transcription subunit 16; its protein translation is MSASSGPVAYNNKDSEEESSSGGTSIAATATADTSAVHEPPEDVVVADSGAGGGDDSDMDKGGGTAGDPMDEDSVNPATVFCIRLKQPRSNLQYKMSVPELCRNFSAVAWCGKLNAIACASETCARIPSSNANPPFWIPIHIVIPERPTESTVFNVIADSPRDSVQFIEWSPSSCPRALLIANFHGRITIWTQPSHGSTSLVKDASCWQREHEWRQDIAVITKWLSGVSPYRWLSSRSGSSTKSPFEEKFLSQQPQAPAGWPNFLCVCSVFSSGSIQLHWSEWPLNQSGTSKWFCTSKGLLGAGPSGIMAADAIVTDSGALHVAGVPIVNPSTVVVWEVTPGFGNGFQATPKTSTTNGIPPSLNPPSWDGFASLASYLFSWQEYFDSESKQGKKLTEQDYSDMVALHCSPVSNFSAYVSPEASAQLAATTTWGSGVTAVAFDPTCGGSVIAIVIVEGQYMSPYDPDEGPSITGWRVQRWESSLEPVVLHPIFGNPTSTFGGQPPMQTVWVTKVNKSIPATDYFKNNPTATPGSTSEGIGMSESDIEKAKRVVFDPFDLPSDVRTLARIVYSAHGGEVAVAFLRGGVHIFSGSSFTPVDNYQINVFSAIASPAFSSTSCCSATVWHDTIKDCTMLKIIRVLPPAVPSSQVKANSSTWERAIAERFWWSLMVGVDWWDAVGCTQSAAEDGIVSLNNVIAVLDADFHSLPSTQHRQQYGPGLDRIKCRLLEGTNAQEVRAMVLDMQARLLLDMLGKGIESALINPSALVDKPWQASGETLNNIDHEAMAVDPALVLTIQAYVDAVLDLASHFITRLRRYASFCRTLASHAVTAGTSGNRSMVISPTTQSTGTPAPGATQGAQNGSASSTASTPIQAWVQGAIAKISNTSDGAPNSNSNSNTTPNPITGPPSFMPISINTGTFPGTPAVRLIGDCHFLHRLCQLLLFCFFFRRIQLPRFIGAAAAQRNTDSSAAVHKPQPGKVEEVSSVPTKATSALGRTEELPVAIARAGQQVGSGAKGPEEGPANRSRYGSGNAGQGYTFDEVKVLFLILMDLCKRTSGLAHPLPVSQVGSANIQVRLHYIDGNYTVLPEVVEASLGPHMQNMPRPRGADAAGLLLRELELHPPAEEWHRRNTYGGTWSDPDDFGVVDDSSSRMSITTSTSSSDSSNETTATHVHVHEAQRIWPRKRRMSERDAAFGLNTSVGLGAYLGIMGSRRDVVTAVWKTGLEGVWYKCIRCLRQTSAFNSQAGNTNTSTQSERETWWISRWVHGCPMCGGTWVRVV